A genomic window from Bradyrhizobium lupini includes:
- a CDS encoding LysE family translocator, with amino-acid sequence MLGIHEIWLFVLSGVLLNITPGPDTVYVIGRSMQLGWRGGAAAALGISCGCFFHVAGAAIGLSALLMASSTAFSILKLVGAAYLVVTGLQMLWSRPVLASVIDAPVQSSLRRVFLQGVFTNALNPKVALFFLAFLPQFVAADSAHKPLAFLMLGLIFICTGTLWCLVLAAFAARAAHRLRSSEGAVAWVNRALGGLFIYLGIRVAMLETR; translated from the coding sequence ATGCTGGGCATTCACGAAATCTGGCTCTTCGTCCTGTCGGGCGTGCTGCTCAACATCACGCCGGGGCCTGATACGGTCTATGTGATCGGCCGCAGCATGCAGCTGGGCTGGCGAGGTGGCGCCGCGGCCGCGCTGGGCATCAGTTGCGGCTGCTTTTTCCATGTCGCGGGCGCGGCAATCGGCCTTTCGGCCCTGCTGATGGCCTCATCGACCGCGTTCTCGATCCTGAAGCTGGTCGGAGCGGCCTATCTCGTCGTGACCGGGCTTCAGATGCTGTGGTCGCGCCCGGTACTGGCCTCGGTCATCGACGCGCCTGTGCAAAGCTCGCTGCGGCGGGTTTTCCTCCAGGGCGTCTTCACCAACGCGCTCAATCCCAAGGTCGCGCTGTTCTTCCTTGCCTTCCTGCCGCAATTCGTCGCAGCGGACTCGGCGCACAAGCCGCTCGCCTTCCTGATGCTGGGCCTGATCTTCATCTGCACGGGAACGCTGTGGTGCCTGGTGCTGGCGGCGTTCGCGGCAAGGGCCGCCCACCGCTTGCGGAGCTCCGAAGGCGCGGTCGCCTGGGTCAACCGTGCCCTCGGCGGCCTCTTCATCTATCTCGGCATCCGCGTCGCCATGCTGGAGACGCGGTAA
- a CDS encoding RidA family protein — protein MSSVNKPGGNYLPVIIHSGIAYVSGQLPRRGEELLYSGKVGAGVDVAAAQGAAALCADLCISAINHATGGEDKIVHVLQLVGYIASAPGFTQQSQVMNGASDRLIERLGDRGRHTRTSVGVAELPRGAPVELSMIAAVRS, from the coding sequence ATGAGCAGCGTGAACAAACCAGGCGGCAACTACTTGCCCGTCATCATCCATAGTGGAATTGCGTATGTCAGTGGTCAGTTGCCGCGTCGCGGCGAAGAGCTGCTGTACTCAGGCAAGGTCGGCGCAGGTGTCGATGTCGCCGCCGCACAGGGGGCGGCAGCCCTCTGCGCAGATCTCTGCATTTCGGCCATCAATCACGCAACAGGTGGAGAGGACAAGATCGTCCACGTCTTGCAGCTCGTTGGATACATCGCCTCGGCCCCTGGATTCACTCAGCAATCGCAAGTCATGAACGGCGCTTCCGACCGGTTGATCGAGCGCCTAGGCGATCGCGGTCGTCACACGCGTACATCTGTCGGCGTCGCCGAGTTGCCGCGGGGTGCACCGGTCGAGCTGAGTATGATTGCCGCTGTTCGGTCGTAG
- a CDS encoding N-formylglutamate amidohydrolase — MTRFDGDKSPAFEIVEPAQWRAPVIFNSPHSGSTYPDEFLSASRIDLPTLRRSEDSFMDELIGHLSERGFPTVRVNFPRSYVDVNREPYELDPRMFTGRLPSFANTRSMRVAGGLGTIPRVVGDGQEIYRERILVDDALGRIETLYKPYHRALRRLINKVHQMFGTVVLVDCHSMPSVGVSRDEPRRPDIVIGDRYGTSCTPLLPDRVEETMAGLGYSIGRNKPYAGGFITEHYGNPASGLHAVQLELNRAIYMDERRRERSPRFAQVASDFGVLADVLATTVPFGDLGPFQAAAE; from the coding sequence ATGACCCGGTTTGACGGCGACAAGTCGCCAGCCTTCGAGATCGTTGAGCCCGCGCAATGGCGCGCGCCGGTTATCTTCAACTCGCCCCATTCCGGCTCGACCTATCCGGACGAATTCCTCAGCGCCTCCAGGATCGACCTGCCGACGCTGCGGCGTTCCGAAGATTCCTTCATGGACGAGCTGATCGGCCATCTCAGCGAGCGCGGCTTTCCGACCGTGCGGGTCAACTTTCCGCGCTCCTATGTCGACGTCAACCGCGAGCCCTATGAGCTCGATCCCCGGATGTTCACCGGGCGCCTGCCGAGCTTTGCCAACACCCGCTCGATGCGGGTTGCCGGCGGACTTGGCACCATTCCGCGCGTGGTCGGCGACGGCCAGGAGATCTATCGCGAGCGCATCCTGGTCGACGACGCGCTGGGGCGGATCGAGACGCTGTACAAGCCGTATCATCGCGCGCTGCGCCGGCTGATCAACAAGGTGCACCAGATGTTCGGCACCGTCGTGCTGGTCGACTGCCATTCGATGCCCTCGGTCGGCGTCTCCCGCGACGAGCCGCGCCGGCCCGACATCGTCATCGGCGACCGCTACGGCACGAGCTGCACGCCGCTATTGCCCGACCGGGTCGAGGAGACCATGGCCGGCCTCGGCTATTCGATCGGCCGCAACAAGCCCTACGCCGGCGGCTTCATCACCGAGCATTACGGTAACCCGGCCAGTGGCCTGCATGCCGTGCAGCTCGAGCTCAACCGCGCAATCTACATGGACGAGCGGCGGCGCGAGCGCAGTCCGCGCTTTGCACAAGTGGCGTCGGACTTCGGCGTGCTCGCAGACGTGCTGGCGACCACGGTCCCGTTCGGCGATCTCGGCCCGTTCCAGGCCGCGGCTGAATAG
- a CDS encoding adenylate/guanylate cyclase domain-containing protein, with the protein MERRLAAIVCADVAGYSRMMGTDEAGTHAAFKAHRSAIHPIILNHGGRVVKNTGDGFLLEFPSIVGATEAAIAMQTLMAERNHHLPADRAMQFRLGIHMGDVIADEDEVFGDDVNIAVRLEAVASPGGFAISAKAYKEASKHLTVPLVDAGNHRFKNIKDPIGVWTWTPEGAPALAPALREASALSQQYRTAIVGVLPFANLSDAQDEYFSDGLTEDLIHALSLQSFYRVLSRNSTFVFKGNNASTRLIAREIDATYLIQGSVRRAGAKIRVTAELIAPETGEQLWTGRYDRDIGDLFAMQDEITTNLSAAIATEIVRAEASAPARLSTDVTAWDRFLKGLSHYYRQTKEDLAIAVDLFREAIRLEPKLSIAHAYLATIQIQSIQFGWVKGTREMWAEAMKLAETSVRLDPRSSFAFSILSWTHALEGHYEAAMDAAKRAVALNPYDNGARGVLGICHFVIGEHREAIELFSMAAQRDNSDPRYQWAALNAFSHYLLGQYDATLSWAREQLYINPNHLQALAIRAAALAQLGRGDEAVEATRVLMANYPTLNVDRHLRNFHWKRPEDLAHYRAGLLNAGVPLGKLTLVSSDVKRVAES; encoded by the coding sequence ATGGAAAGACGTCTGGCTGCCATTGTCTGCGCCGATGTCGCCGGCTATTCGCGCATGATGGGCACCGATGAGGCCGGCACCCATGCCGCCTTCAAGGCCCATCGCAGCGCGATCCATCCCATCATCCTCAATCACGGCGGCCGCGTCGTCAAAAACACCGGCGACGGCTTCCTGCTGGAATTCCCCTCGATCGTCGGCGCCACCGAGGCCGCGATCGCGATGCAGACCCTGATGGCGGAGCGCAATCACCATCTGCCCGCCGATCGCGCCATGCAGTTCCGCCTCGGGATCCATATGGGTGACGTCATCGCCGACGAGGACGAGGTCTTCGGTGACGATGTCAACATTGCCGTTCGCCTCGAAGCCGTGGCGAGCCCCGGCGGCTTCGCCATCTCGGCCAAGGCCTACAAGGAGGCCAGCAAGCATCTCACCGTGCCGCTGGTCGATGCCGGCAACCACCGCTTCAAGAACATCAAGGATCCGATCGGGGTCTGGACCTGGACGCCTGAAGGTGCACCGGCGCTTGCGCCCGCGCTGAGGGAGGCATCCGCCCTCTCGCAGCAGTATCGCACCGCGATCGTCGGCGTGCTCCCTTTCGCCAATCTCAGCGACGCACAGGACGAGTATTTCTCCGACGGCCTGACCGAGGATCTGATCCACGCGCTGTCGCTGCAATCCTTCTATCGCGTGCTGAGCCGCAACTCGACGTTCGTGTTCAAGGGCAACAACGCCAGCACCCGCCTGATCGCGCGGGAGATCGACGCCACCTATCTGATCCAGGGTTCGGTGCGGCGTGCTGGAGCCAAGATCCGCGTGACCGCAGAGCTGATCGCGCCGGAGACCGGCGAGCAGCTCTGGACTGGCCGCTACGACCGCGACATCGGCGATCTCTTCGCGATGCAGGACGAGATCACCACCAACCTGTCCGCCGCCATCGCCACCGAGATCGTCCGGGCCGAAGCCTCGGCGCCGGCGCGGCTCTCGACCGACGTCACCGCCTGGGACCGCTTCCTCAAAGGACTGTCGCACTATTATCGGCAAACCAAGGAAGACCTGGCCATCGCCGTCGACCTGTTCCGGGAGGCCATCAGGCTCGAGCCCAAGCTGTCGATTGCGCACGCCTATCTCGCCACGATTCAGATCCAGAGCATCCAGTTCGGCTGGGTCAAGGGCACGCGCGAGATGTGGGCCGAGGCGATGAAGCTTGCCGAAACCAGCGTTCGGCTCGATCCGCGCTCGTCATTTGCGTTCTCGATCCTGTCCTGGACCCACGCGCTGGAGGGGCATTACGAGGCCGCGATGGACGCGGCCAAGCGCGCCGTCGCGCTCAACCCCTACGACAACGGCGCGCGCGGCGTGCTCGGCATCTGCCATTTCGTCATCGGCGAGCACCGCGAGGCGATCGAGCTGTTCTCGATGGCCGCACAGCGCGACAACAGCGATCCGCGCTACCAATGGGCCGCACTGAACGCCTTCAGCCATTATCTGCTGGGCCAATATGACGCGACCCTGTCATGGGCTCGAGAACAGCTCTACATCAACCCGAACCATTTGCAGGCGCTGGCAATCCGCGCCGCGGCGCTGGCGCAATTGGGGCGCGGCGACGAGGCGGTCGAGGCGACCCGCGTGCTCATGGCTAACTACCCGACTCTCAATGTCGACCGCCATTTGCGCAATTTCCACTGGAAGCGGCCCGAGGACCTCGCCCATTACCGCGCCGGACTCTTGAATGCGGGCGTGCCGCTCGGCAAACTGACCCTGGTTTCGAGCGACGTCAAACGCGTCGCCGAATCCTGA
- a CDS encoding alpha/beta fold hydrolase: MTLVSIPSNPVPEDVVSGTIKTPDGVELRFARWAPPANRKGTVCVFTGRSEQIEKYFETVRDLRDRGFAVAMIDWRGQGHSSRRLRDPRKGYVRDFADFEIDVETFVQQVVLPDCPPPFFALAHSMGGTVMLRVAHAGKRWFDRMVLSAPMIDLPGRATSFPARALLKTMRVLGMGGRYVPGGSDQITGLNPFINNPLTSDPVRYARNAAILEEDPTLGLASPTVAWADTAFRAMNTFKGKNYPSEIRQPILMLAASSDTVVSIAAIEEFAYHLRAGSHLVIAGAKHEILQEQDRYRSQFWAAFDAFVPGTPLFK, encoded by the coding sequence ATGACGCTGGTCTCGATACCGTCCAATCCCGTTCCCGAAGACGTCGTCAGCGGCACCATCAAGACCCCTGATGGCGTCGAGCTGCGCTTTGCGCGCTGGGCACCGCCGGCGAACCGCAAGGGCACGGTCTGCGTCTTCACCGGACGCAGCGAGCAGATCGAGAAGTATTTCGAGACCGTGCGCGACCTGCGCGACCGCGGTTTTGCGGTGGCGATGATCGACTGGCGCGGGCAGGGCCACTCCTCGCGCCGCCTGCGCGATCCGCGCAAGGGCTATGTCCGCGACTTCGCTGATTTCGAGATCGACGTCGAGACCTTCGTGCAGCAGGTGGTGCTGCCGGATTGCCCGCCGCCCTTCTTCGCGCTCGCCCACTCCATGGGCGGCACCGTGATGCTGCGGGTGGCGCATGCGGGCAAGCGCTGGTTCGACCGCATGGTGCTGTCTGCGCCGATGATCGACCTCCCCGGCCGCGCCACCTCGTTTCCGGCGCGGGCTCTGCTGAAGACGATGCGCGTGCTGGGGATGGGCGGCCGTTATGTCCCCGGCGGCAGCGACCAGATCACCGGGCTCAATCCCTTCATCAACAATCCGCTGACCAGCGACCCCGTGCGCTATGCGCGCAATGCCGCAATCCTGGAGGAGGATCCGACCCTCGGGCTCGCGTCACCAACGGTCGCCTGGGCCGATACCGCCTTCCGCGCGATGAACACCTTCAAGGGCAAAAACTACCCGTCCGAGATCCGTCAGCCGATCCTGATGCTGGCGGCCTCCAGCGACACCGTGGTCTCGATCGCGGCGATCGAGGAGTTCGCCTATCATTTGCGCGCAGGCTCCCATCTCGTGATCGCCGGTGCCAAGCACGAGATTCTCCAGGAGCAGGACCGCTACCGTTCCCAATTCTGGGCAGCCTTCGACGCCTTCGTGCCAGGCACGCCGCTGTTCAAGTGA
- the hisN gene encoding histidinol-phosphatase: protein MTVIDFSAFIGRLATASGETILPFFRTSLSIEDKSKTKDFDPVTEADRAAEAVMRRLIKANFPQHGIVGEEFGNEREDSDYVWVLDPIDGTKSFIGGFPIWGTLIALLHKGTPVYGMMHQPFIGERFSGDSGSAHYKGPSGERRLQVRRCALLSEATTYTTSPLLMSERDRAIFGRIETGARLSRYGGDCYSYCMLAAGHVDLVVETELKPYDIAALIPIVTGAGGVVTTWEGKPAQGGGRIVAAGDARVHEEALKLLNG, encoded by the coding sequence GTGACGGTGATCGATTTCTCCGCCTTCATCGGACGGCTCGCCACCGCCTCCGGCGAAACCATCCTACCGTTCTTCCGCACCTCGCTGTCGATCGAGGACAAGAGCAAGACCAAGGATTTCGACCCCGTGACCGAGGCCGATCGCGCCGCGGAGGCGGTGATGCGGCGTCTGATCAAGGCCAACTTTCCCCAGCACGGCATCGTCGGCGAGGAATTCGGCAACGAGCGCGAGGATTCGGATTATGTCTGGGTGCTCGACCCCATCGACGGCACCAAATCCTTCATCGGCGGCTTTCCGATCTGGGGCACGCTGATCGCGCTCCTGCACAAGGGCACGCCGGTCTACGGCATGATGCACCAGCCCTTCATCGGCGAACGCTTTTCCGGCGACAGCGGCTCGGCTCATTATAAAGGCCCGTCCGGCGAGCGCCGGCTCCAGGTCCGGCGCTGCGCCTTGCTGTCGGAGGCGACGACCTACACCACCAGCCCGCTGCTGATGAGCGAGCGCGACCGCGCCATCTTCGGCCGCATCGAAACGGGCGCGCGGCTGTCGCGCTATGGCGGCGACTGCTACTCCTATTGCATGCTGGCGGCAGGTCACGTCGATCTCGTGGTCGAGACCGAGCTGAAGCCTTACGACATCGCAGCCCTGATCCCGATCGTGACCGGTGCCGGCGGCGTCGTCACCACCTGGGAAGGCAAGCCGGCCCAGGGCGGCGGCCGCATCGTCGCGGCCGGCGACGCCAGGGTTCACGAAGAAGCACTGAAACTGCTCAACGGCTAG
- a CDS encoding L-2-amino-thiazoline-4-carboxylic acid hydrolase, whose amino-acid sequence MSVSVIEQAKIQAQVLVPLVKALQAELGEARANALVRKALGDLYRGFGEEFWKAKNSTNNEADLGKAVASAFKTYARDDALAYDIIEQTQDAFAFDVTRCAYAEFYKALGEPELGFLLVCTADFATADGFGADVRLTRTQTIMQGASHCDFRYWRDERGSK is encoded by the coding sequence ATGAGCGTGTCCGTCATCGAGCAGGCAAAGATCCAGGCGCAGGTGCTGGTGCCCCTGGTTAAGGCGTTGCAGGCCGAACTCGGCGAGGCGCGCGCCAATGCATTGGTGCGCAAGGCGCTTGGCGACCTCTATCGCGGCTTCGGCGAGGAATTCTGGAAGGCAAAGAACAGCACGAACAACGAAGCCGATCTCGGCAAGGCCGTCGCGTCGGCGTTCAAGACCTATGCCCGAGACGACGCGCTCGCCTATGACATCATCGAGCAGACCCAGGACGCCTTTGCGTTCGACGTGACGCGATGCGCCTATGCCGAGTTCTACAAGGCGCTGGGCGAGCCGGAGCTCGGTTTCCTGCTGGTCTGCACCGCCGACTTCGCGACCGCTGATGGATTTGGCGCCGACGTCAGGCTCACGCGCACGCAAACCATCATGCAAGGCGCGTCCCATTGCGATTTCCGCTACTGGCGCGACGAGCGCGGATCAAAATGA
- a CDS encoding Bug family tripartite tricarboxylate transporter substrate binding protein: MTNRRTLLLAALLLFPTLASAQNFPAKPIKLIVPFPAGGPNDIIARVIGQRMSQLSGQPVLIDNRGGQGGVLGTDAVSKAAPDGYTIAISSAGALAISPSMERVAYDTLNDLTPVTLVATVPEMLVVATNVPAKDIAELIALAKAQPGKLNFASSGPGSLPHLAGELFKLTAKIDIVHVPYRGAAPAVNDLLGQQVQMTFLDLPVLLPQVKAGALRPIAVGSAERSPTAPDVPTTAEAGFADLRIENWYGMVAPKGTPKEIVTALHALATKAMADPAVKEKLAAQGATLVGDEPEHFRSFIADETKKWAKVIKDAGVETAK; encoded by the coding sequence ATGACCAACCGGCGTACGCTCCTTCTCGCGGCCTTGCTTCTTTTTCCGACGCTCGCCTCCGCCCAGAATTTCCCGGCCAAGCCGATCAAGCTGATCGTGCCGTTTCCGGCCGGCGGCCCCAACGATATCATCGCGCGGGTGATCGGCCAGCGCATGTCGCAACTGTCAGGGCAGCCGGTGCTGATCGACAATCGCGGCGGCCAGGGTGGCGTGCTCGGCACCGATGCTGTCTCCAAGGCTGCACCTGATGGCTACACCATCGCGATCTCCAGCGCCGGCGCGCTGGCGATCAGCCCGAGCATGGAAAGGGTCGCCTACGATACGCTCAACGACCTCACGCCCGTGACGTTGGTCGCAACCGTGCCGGAAATGTTGGTGGTCGCCACCAACGTCCCCGCAAAGGACATCGCGGAATTGATCGCGCTCGCCAAGGCGCAGCCGGGAAAACTCAACTTCGCCTCCTCCGGACCCGGCAGCCTGCCGCATCTTGCCGGTGAATTGTTCAAGCTGACGGCCAAGATCGACATCGTGCACGTGCCCTATCGCGGCGCGGCGCCCGCCGTGAACGATCTGCTGGGCCAGCAGGTGCAGATGACGTTCCTGGACCTCCCCGTGCTGCTGCCGCAGGTCAAGGCGGGCGCCCTGCGACCGATCGCGGTCGGCTCCGCCGAGCGTTCGCCGACGGCGCCTGACGTGCCGACCACCGCGGAAGCGGGCTTTGCGGATCTGCGCATCGAGAACTGGTACGGCATGGTCGCGCCGAAGGGCACGCCGAAGGAGATCGTCACCGCGCTACATGCCCTGGCCACGAAGGCGATGGCGGATCCGGCGGTGAAGGAAAAGCTCGCTGCCCAGGGCGCGACGCTGGTCGGCGATGAGCCGGAGCACTTTCGCAGCTTCATCGCGGACGAGACCAAGAAGTGGGCGAAGGTGATCAAGGACGCTGGCGTGGAGACCGCGAAGTAG
- the cpdR gene encoding cell cycle two-component system response regulator CpdR, which produces MPKILLAEDDNDMRRFLVKALENAGFQVSSHDNGMAAYQRLREEPFEMLLTDIVMPEMDGIELARRASELDPDIKIMFITGFAAVALNSDSDAPKNAKVLSKPVHLRELVSEVNKMLAA; this is translated from the coding sequence ATGCCAAAGATCCTGCTCGCCGAAGACGACAACGACATGCGCCGTTTCCTGGTCAAGGCGCTGGAAAACGCCGGTTTTCAGGTCTCGTCCCACGATAACGGCATGGCCGCCTATCAGCGGCTGCGGGAAGAGCCGTTCGAGATGCTGCTCACCGACATCGTGATGCCGGAGATGGACGGCATCGAGCTCGCCCGCCGGGCCTCGGAACTCGACCCCGACATCAAGATCATGTTCATCACGGGCTTCGCCGCGGTCGCCCTGAACTCCGATTCGGATGCGCCCAAGAACGCCAAGGTGCTGTCCAAGCCCGTGCATTTGAGAGAATTGGTCAGCGAAGTGAACAAGATGCTGGCGGCCTAA
- a CDS encoding nuclear transport factor 2 family protein: MIRPKMPSGNFTPRVFSRRPQVAAFAAALFLAATFWPAGGAQAAANDAEARTIFEKFIAAQNAHDADAMKAMLLNSPGTLLFARNIETRGRDEVAERFKTYYEGTWHLEPDMSKFRVAVISNEIMQILVPIVFTRGLPGKPPQQNTFLISQTYVQDADGWHVASILPVANTELK, encoded by the coding sequence ATGATCCGACCCAAAATGCCTTCAGGCAATTTCACGCCACGAGTGTTTTCACGGCGCCCTCAAGTTGCGGCGTTTGCCGCAGCGCTGTTTCTCGCCGCAACGTTCTGGCCGGCCGGAGGCGCGCAGGCTGCCGCAAATGATGCCGAAGCACGAACCATCTTCGAGAAATTCATCGCGGCGCAGAATGCGCATGATGCGGACGCCATGAAGGCCATGCTCCTGAATTCACCCGGAACGCTGTTGTTTGCCAGAAACATCGAGACGCGCGGTCGCGATGAGGTCGCCGAACGCTTCAAGACCTATTACGAGGGCACCTGGCACCTCGAACCCGACATGTCGAAATTCCGCGTTGCCGTGATCTCGAACGAGATCATGCAGATCCTCGTGCCGATCGTCTTTACGCGCGGCCTTCCGGGCAAGCCGCCACAACAAAATACGTTTCTGATCAGCCAGACCTACGTTCAGGATGCGGACGGCTGGCACGTCGCCTCCATCCTTCCGGTCGCGAATACGGAACTGAAATAG
- a CDS encoding LysR substrate-binding domain-containing protein codes for MRFDLVDLQLFIAVADQRSITRGAERSHLALASASARIKGLEDALGVALLKRGRRGVELTSAGESLLDHARLVIHQIDAMRGDLAGFASGVRASVHFLANTSGLSEHLPKALAGFLREHRDVAIDIEERESTDIAAAITAGAADLGFAAEHALPDHIERFAFSEDRLTLVTSRRGPFAGRRAIDFQEAGACDFVGLTSATALQVHISKHAARLGMRPHYRARLRDFDAICQMVAADVGVALVPEAAARRCAKLMPLAMVRLRDSWANRKLVICARSFKTLPRPAKMLVEHLRAAAV; via the coding sequence ATGCGCTTCGACCTCGTCGACCTCCAGCTGTTCATCGCGGTCGCCGACCAGCGCAGCATCACCCGCGGCGCGGAGCGGTCGCATCTGGCGCTGGCCTCAGCCAGCGCGCGCATCAAGGGGCTGGAGGATGCGCTCGGCGTCGCGCTGCTCAAGCGCGGGCGCCGCGGCGTTGAGTTGACCTCGGCCGGCGAGAGCCTGCTCGATCACGCCCGTCTCGTCATTCACCAGATCGACGCCATGCGCGGCGATCTCGCCGGCTTTGCCAGCGGCGTGCGCGCCAGCGTGCACTTCCTCGCCAATACCTCGGGGCTTTCGGAGCATCTGCCGAAGGCGCTCGCCGGCTTCCTGCGCGAGCATCGCGACGTTGCCATCGACATCGAGGAGCGCGAGAGCACCGACATCGCGGCCGCGATCACTGCGGGCGCGGCCGATCTCGGCTTCGCCGCCGAGCACGCGCTGCCCGATCATATCGAGCGATTCGCCTTCAGCGAGGATCGCCTGACGCTGGTGACGTCTAGGCGCGGCCCGTTCGCCGGCCGCCGCGCGATCGATTTCCAGGAGGCGGGCGCTTGCGACTTCGTCGGGCTCACCAGCGCCACCGCGCTTCAGGTGCATATTTCAAAGCACGCCGCCCGGCTCGGCATGCGGCCGCATTACCGCGCACGCTTGCGCGACTTCGATGCGATCTGCCAGATGGTCGCCGCCGATGTCGGCGTCGCGCTGGTGCCCGAAGCCGCGGCCCGCCGCTGCGCAAAACTGATGCCGCTCGCCATGGTCCGCCTGCGCGATAGCTGGGCCAACCGCAAACTCGTGATCTGCGCGCGAAGCTTCAAGACACTACCGCGCCCGGCGAAGATGCTGGTGGAGCATTTGCGGGCTGCGGCCGTGTGA
- a CDS encoding alpha/beta fold hydrolase: MTFWRSLFVAASLLAAPLSLAHAQTPQTVKAKNVVLVHGAWADGSSWSEVIPILQAAGLNVTAVQNPLSSLADSVEATKRVLAEQDGPTVLVAHSWGGTVISQVGTDPKVTGLVYVAARAPDANEDFVALSKQFPAGPARAGVVERDGYTKLSEDAFLKYFANGVKPEQAKELYAVQWPTAASIFAGRTTEAAWHSKPSWYAVSKNDYTINPDLERFLAKRMNATTIELDAGHLSLVSHPKEVANLILEAAGYGRS; the protein is encoded by the coding sequence ATGACTTTCTGGCGCAGCCTTTTCGTCGCCGCGAGCCTGCTGGCGGCCCCTCTCAGCCTCGCTCACGCGCAGACGCCGCAGACCGTAAAGGCCAAGAACGTTGTGCTGGTGCACGGCGCCTGGGCCGACGGCTCAAGCTGGTCGGAAGTGATCCCGATCCTCCAGGCCGCAGGGCTCAACGTAACTGCCGTGCAAAATCCGTTGTCGTCGCTTGCGGATTCCGTCGAGGCGACCAAGCGCGTGCTGGCCGAACAGGATGGTCCGACCGTGCTGGTCGCGCATTCCTGGGGCGGCACCGTGATCAGCCAGGTCGGCACCGACCCGAAGGTCACCGGCCTCGTCTATGTCGCCGCCCGTGCGCCCGATGCCAACGAGGATTTTGTCGCGCTGTCGAAGCAGTTTCCGGCGGGACCGGCACGCGCCGGCGTCGTCGAGCGCGACGGCTACACCAAGCTGTCAGAAGACGCCTTCCTGAAGTACTTCGCCAATGGCGTTAAGCCGGAGCAGGCCAAGGAGCTCTACGCCGTGCAATGGCCGACGGCCGCCTCGATCTTCGCCGGTCGCACCACGGAGGCGGCATGGCATTCCAAGCCGAGCTGGTACGCGGTGTCGAAGAACGACTACACCATCAATCCCGATCTCGAACGCTTCCTCGCCAAGCGCATGAACGCAACCACGATCGAGCTCGACGCCGGCCATCTCTCGCTGGTGTCGCATCCGAAGGAGGTGGCGAATTTGATCCTGGAAGCGGCGGGGTATGGCCGGAGCTGA